In one Chloroflexota bacterium genomic region, the following are encoded:
- a CDS encoding PAS domain S-box protein: MNTKHLDVHTISRHLNILTNPHFWAVVVIFAIVIVLYYPQQILSTSSSSLFSFLGLSRHALERILLLVPVSYAAFVFGTTAGFVSLAMASVIMLPRVFLVSEYFPDALLETTAVILLGVLINLWFDRFRKERERRQQMLSKLEAADQQLESAYQVARSNEKRLSALNEISDIVSQSLELEDILSAVVDKIKQVMGLDIVLIFLLDEDKQELKLITYREVSEEFVAGLKGLKVGEGFNGRVAQTGEPLLIEDAAQDPRLTRGIVRREGMRAEVIVPLKSKGKVVGTLAGAMRESRQFLGEEVELLTTIGSQIGIGIENSQLYQRERLAARQALASERRYREIFEDAHDAIWIHDSHGNIIAANKATEELTGYSSKELLGMNVRDFLAEEGLSLARQIRRKLFLGETVEQPYEQRLISKDETGRILKLTTNLIREDGKLKGFQNIARDVTKEKEMQDKLSAAYRELSESHQRLKESQEQLIQAEKLTSLGQLAASIAHEVNNPLSGVLAYTQLLAKKVGGDNIPKEVALGYLSKMEAELTRSTKLIRNLLDFARQSPPAFRQLNLNDVINRAFDLAAHSAELQHIQIVKELEPSLPNLMADFDQLYQVCTNLILNAIQAMPQGGKLTLRTSVNNGQLKIEVQDTGCGISSENMRKLFTPFFTTKHEVKGVGLGLAISYGIIQRHHGRIEVQSKEGEGATFTIYLPLHHEETSERGNAVTVDSL, from the coding sequence ATGAATACTAAACATCTTGATGTACATACGATTAGTCGCCACCTCAATATCCTAACCAATCCCCATTTCTGGGCAGTGGTAGTAATCTTTGCCATTGTCATAGTGTTGTATTACCCGCAGCAGATACTCTCGACCAGTTCATCATCTCTCTTCTCATTTCTGGGTCTCAGCCGGCACGCTTTGGAGCGTATTCTCCTTCTGGTGCCGGTCAGCTACGCCGCTTTTGTCTTTGGCACGACGGCGGGATTTGTCAGCTTAGCAATGGCGTCTGTCATTATGCTACCTCGGGTTTTCTTAGTCTCAGAATATTTCCCTGATGCTTTGCTTGAGACCACTGCTGTCATCCTCTTGGGCGTTCTAATAAATCTGTGGTTTGACCGCTTCAGAAAAGAAAGGGAGCGCCGGCAACAAATGCTGTCAAAGCTGGAGGCGGCTGACCAGCAGCTTGAATCCGCATATCAGGTCGCAAGAAGTAATGAGAAACGACTTTCTGCCTTAAATGAGATTTCAGACATCGTCAGTCAATCTTTGGAGTTGGAGGATATATTAAGCGCAGTCGTCGATAAGATTAAGCAGGTAATGGGCTTGGATATTGTCCTGATATTTCTTTTGGACGAAGATAAGCAAGAGCTTAAGCTTATAACCTACCGGGAAGTATCTGAGGAGTTTGTTGCCGGGCTAAAAGGACTAAAGGTAGGGGAGGGCTTCAACGGCCGCGTTGCCCAGACCGGGGAACCACTGCTGATAGAGGATGCCGCTCAAGACCCTAGACTTACTAGGGGGATAGTGAGACGAGAGGGAATGCGAGCCGAGGTTATTGTGCCGCTGAAATCTAAGGGGAAAGTAGTGGGTACTCTCGCCGGGGCTATGCGTGAGTCGCGACAATTCTTGGGTGAGGAAGTGGAGTTGCTTACTACCATAGGTAGTCAGATTGGCATTGGTATTGAGAATTCCCAGCTTTACCAAAGAGAGCGTTTGGCAGCACGACAAGCCTTGGCCTCAGAAAGACGGTATCGCGAGATATTTGAAGATGCACACGATGCCATCTGGATACATGACTCACATGGTAATATTATAGCTGCCAACAAAGCTACTGAGGAATTGACCGGCTATAGCTCCAAAGAACTGCTAGGGATGAATGTAAGAGATTTCCTGGCGGAGGAAGGTCTCAGTTTAGCCAGACAAATTAGGCGTAAACTATTCTTGGGAGAAACGGTAGAACAACCATACGAGCAGCGCCTGATTAGCAAAGATGAAACCGGAAGGATTCTAAAACTGACCACCAACCTGATTAGAGAAGACGGCAAGCTAAAGGGTTTCCAGAATATTGCCAGGGATGTGACCAAAGAAAAAGAGATGCAAGACAAATTGAGTGCAGCTTACCGAGAGCTCAGCGAGTCTCATCAGCGGCTAAAGGAAAGCCAGGAGCAGCTAATCCAGGCTGAGAAACTGACATCGCTGGGTCAGTTAGCTGCCTCCATTGCTCACGAAGTCAACAATCCTCTCTCCGGTGTACTCGCCTATACCCAATTGCTGGCCAAGAAGGTAGGAGGCGACAATATTCCCAAGGAAGTTGCCCTCGGCTACCTATCTAAAATGGAAGCAGAACTCACTCGCAGCACAAAATTAATCCGAAATCTCCTTGATTTCGCTCGGCAGTCGCCCCCAGCGTTTCGGCAGTTGAACCTAAACGACGTTATCAACCGAGCCTTTGACCTTGCTGCTCACTCGGCTGAGTTACAGCACATCCAAATAGTAAAAGAGCTTGAGCCCTCCCTGCCTAATCTAATGGCTGACTTTGACCAGCTTTATCAGGTCTGCACTAACCTTATTTTGAACGCTATTCAGGCAATGCCTCAGGGAGGCAAGCTAACCCTCCGCACCTCAGTTAACAATGGTCAGCTCAAGATAGAGGTCCAGGACACAGGTTGTGGGATTTCTTCAGAAAATATGCGCAAGCTATTCACACCCTTCTTCACCACAAAACATGAGGTAAAGGGCGTAGGTCTGGGTTTGGCTATATCTTATGGAATCATCCAACGGCACCATGGAAGAATAGAAGTACAAAGTAAGGAGGGGGAGGGGGCTACCTTTACTATCTATTTACCCCTACACCATGAGGAAACCTCCGAAAGAGGTAATGCCGTCACGGTTGACAGCTTATAG